Below is a genomic region from Rosa chinensis cultivar Old Blush chromosome 5, RchiOBHm-V2, whole genome shotgun sequence.
TGATTAATGATATTTACTGCATGAAGCCCTTAGGTTTCCCTTAGGATTCGACCAGAGTACTATTAATCTATTATATGCAGGTCTGGTAACAAACATCAAGAGCTATCAGCTATGAatgcttgtttgtttctttgataTCGGAGAAAAAGCTAGGGTAATTGAGAATAAATGGGTAGTTGCGAGGGGACACTTGTCGATATCCAGTGAGTTAATTTATATGGGGATGCGAGACTGATAAAGAAGGATCTGAGAGGTCTCGTGCTTCCTGGAAATGCTTTGAATGTAGCAAATCAGAATAGCACATTGCTACTGTTAGGGTTTGGTCCAGCAACTACCGACCGTCAGCAGTGCCATGCATGACATCAATCTTACACAACTGCGTCGACGTTTAATTTTGGTGGTTGAAATAGACGTATATGATCATCGAAGCCACCCACCAATTTAggtaattcaattcaattctcaGTTTCTCACCCTATCAATAAGCAGACTCGGAATAATTATGCAATTGatcgaaaacaagaaacaaGAACTCATATATAATACATAGTTACGGTTAATACGTAATCATAATTATATGATGTGATTTTGGTTTATTGTTTTCTGCTGGTTGGGGACCAATTTAGTTTTCAGGTAAAAAAAAAGTCATGACGTGAGCCACAGTTGATCGTTTGAAGAGTTATGAGGTCAAAATGCCTGAGTTACAGTAAAACTTTGATTTCTTtcattaatttaattaaaatgagtTTAAACTTTTTgaatagttttattttttaacagttttgaataattttttttttttttttttttctgaatgaGGGAGGACAAATTAATCCTCctaagttaaaaaaaagaagaagagatgttTGAAAAACGACTAACTAGAGACGGACGAAATGCTATATAATTATGATCAGTGTGAAAAAATGACATACTAGCTTGACAATGTCTAATATGTTGAAAATTTTCGCCGTAACTGTCATATagctattaattaattaattttatattttagtTCACAACTTCATATGCACGTTTTAAAGTACTAATGAAATAACAAATCTTtcgctaaaaaagaaaaacataaaaagaaagtCTTTGGTTTAACTATACTCACTATATATCTATGGAGCAGATAAATGAATTTGAAGGAGGAGGAGTGGCTATTGGACTAAGTTGCTCTCACATGCAAGCAGACCCAACTTGTGTGACCCTACTCATCAAGTCATGGGCCGAGACTCACCGCCGGGAACCCGTCGTACACCCGCCTTCCTTTGACGACTTATCGAATTCACCACTCACTCGCGGACTCAACATTcacaacacaaacacaaaatcaTCACGCGCGTATTACGAAGCCAAGTCCATGGCAGCACAGACCTCATTAATACTAAAGAAAATGGGCACAGCCACTTTCAAATTTTCCAATGAAGTGATCAAGCAAAGCCTCTTAGAAATCCACCAAACATGCTCTGTTGCAACCCCGTTTGATTTGCTGGCCGCACTCTTTTGGACACGCATTGCTCGCTTGAAGCACCCgaaaagcaaaagcaagcaCTCCCTCTCCATTTGTGTCGACTTCAGGAAGAAGCTCCTGCTCTCTTATGGGTACTACGGTAATGCCTTACATTTTTCGTTGCTTTCATTACCTGATGTGGAAGAAAAGGAAGACTTCAGAGATGTGGCGGAAGCCGTGCACTACCATGTGTCGAGTCAGGGCGAAGGGGAGTTTTGGTCTGCTTTAGACTGGTTTGAATCACGAAAGGAAGAGGGAGGTCAGTTTGGGGCACCTTTTAGAATGTACGGCCCCGAATTGACATGTATGAGCATGGAGCACATGGTTGACTTTCCTGGGATTACTGGGAATAAACTGTTGATGAATACAGCTGTGTTTGATAAGGAGAATAGGCCCGTACACGTGTCATATCATGTTGGAAATGTGGAAGGGGAAGGGTTGATAATGGTGATGCCAGCTCTGGAAGGAGGGCTGGCAAGGATGGTTACGGTGACATTGCCGGAGGAGGAACTGGAGCAGTTATGTCAGGATGAAGCCATTTCGAGCTTTTCGAGCTTAAACCCAATAATGGTCCTAAGCGGGACGAGACGAGCATAAATTTACTGTTATACCTATCTTAAGGGAATAAAAGAtcctattctcaaaaaaaaaaaaaaaaggaacaaaagatACCAGTGATTTTTTCATGCCCAAGGCAACTAGTCAATAAAGTGAATAGTTGCGACACAATCAAGTCAACTCTCCACTCTGGACTTGACACCATGTATCCTATTCCTAGTGGTTTTGTTAAGATTTCAGTTAGAGATTATTATAGCTCTAAGATTGTATGGGGAGTGCTCACACTCAAGTGAGTCTGTGTGAGCCACATTCAGACATGTGTCAAGTTCTCATGGTGTTTTAATATTATATTAGACAGTAACTATACATGCAGTTGTGGATTCATTTTCTTCCATGTATGCCCCTGAGTTTTCTTATCCCCCAACAACCAAGTCATCAGCATAACTCAGCAACTGGACTCGGGGCCGAGTCGATTTCCACAGCATCGAGAGATCAATATGATTGAGGGAGAAGACGATATGTACCGCAAGAACATTTGGATCCAAACTCTCAACAACTGCTTTGCCTGCGAAAAAACCACGACCCAGAGGACTATATGGAACTATTCCAATGCCACGCTCCCTGCACCATGTGAtgagaattttagattgatgtaCATGTGCCTTCTAGAGGTAGGTATAATAGTATGTTGGAATACAAAAACGCCAACATCTTGCATGAAATCTTTATCACATTCATATTGCAAGCCTAAACCTATACAATATGTATGGTGTTTATATCCATCATTTTCATCTCATACCAGCCCTCAgtctctatttttcatttttattagttTATGTATCTCGTTTACAATACTAATTTAATCAAGTATATGAGATATTGGGAGAAATTAAAGAAATTCAACTGAGAATATGAATATTGTAAATATGCTTTTAAGATGAAGTGTCATGAACTTC
It encodes:
- the LOC112203873 gene encoding protein ECERIFERUM 2, producing MMKQNKSNRVAVRSKLTAVSSRPVNPGTIHSFTGLDHAMALHSVHVIFYYKEKLFSYFDLDPFRVCLSETLSLYPPVTGRIVRREVDGEWEVKCNDAGVRVVKATVATTLDEWLATADGAEERLLTAWYDMPHGDSSSWSPYRIQINEFEGGGVAIGLSCSHMQADPTCVTLLIKSWAETHRREPVVHPPSFDDLSNSPLTRGLNIHNTNTKSSRAYYEAKSMAAQTSLILKKMGTATFKFSNEVIKQSLLEIHQTCSVATPFDLLAALFWTRIARLKHPKSKSKHSLSICVDFRKKLLLSYGYYGNALHFSLLSLPDVEEKEDFRDVAEAVHYHVSSQGEGEFWSALDWFESRKEEGGQFGAPFRMYGPELTCMSMEHMVDFPGITGNKLLMNTAVFDKENRPVHVSYHVGNVEGEGLIMVMPALEGGLARMVTVTLPEEELEQLCQDEAISSFSSLNPIMVLSGTRRA